AGGATGATGCCTTTGTTTTTCATCAAGTAGGCCAAAATTTCGAATTCCGTGTGAGTCAGGCTATAATTCTTTCCCTCAATCGAGAGGGTTCGAGACGGCAAGTGAATCGTAATCCCGCCGCCGGACATCAGATCCCCCGGTTCGCGCATTTGCCGGTTTTCCAGCAACCGTTTGGAGCGTGCCAGAAGGATGGGAGGACTGCACGGTTTCAACACATAATCGTCCGCCCCGAGCTCGAATCCAAGCAACGTGTCATCCTCATCCGAACGAGCTGTTAACATCAGAATGGGGACGTTGGAGACTTTGCGAATGCGTCTGCATACTGACCACCCGTCCAATTCCGGCAGCATAACGTCCAGAATGATCAAATGCACTTCATGCTCTTGAAATAACGTCAGCGCCTGACTCCCGTCCCCCGCTTCCAGCACTTCGTATC
This genomic stretch from Brevibacillus sp. DP1.3A harbors:
- a CDS encoding response regulator transcription factor — encoded protein: MTKTILIVEDQQVLREIMKEYLMDEGYEVLEAGDGSQALTLFQEHEVHLIILDVMLPELDGWSVCRRIRKVSNVPILMLTARSDEDDTLLGFELGADDYVLKPCSPPILLARSKRLLENRQMREPGDLMSGGGITIHLPSRTLSIEGKNYSLTHTEFEILAYLMKNKGIILTREQLITKIWGYDFIGEDRTLSSHVRNLRSKLGEHAKHVVTVVRSGYKFEDRP